From Rhodococcus sp. B7740, one genomic window encodes:
- a CDS encoding trimeric intracellular cation channel family protein — MLLDVLGLIGIAAFAASGALIGVHRRLDLFGVCVVGITTGIGGGIIRDLLLGIHPPTSLDTWPNLTVGLFASLVVFVAHRQMGKVRRGVLVLDAFGMGLFASTGATIALAAGGSALAGALIGTTTAVAGGVIRDVLVNEVPLLLHRDLYALPAMLGATAVVLADAATLPENVGLVAGTLLATGLRLLALWRKWNLPLAKHLPTL, encoded by the coding sequence ATGCTTCTCGACGTACTCGGATTGATCGGTATCGCGGCCTTTGCGGCGTCGGGGGCGTTGATCGGAGTGCATCGCCGGTTGGATCTGTTCGGGGTCTGCGTCGTCGGAATCACGACGGGCATCGGCGGCGGAATCATTCGCGATCTGCTGCTCGGCATCCACCCACCGACGTCACTGGACACGTGGCCGAACCTCACGGTCGGCTTGTTCGCCTCGCTGGTCGTGTTCGTTGCGCACCGACAGATGGGCAAGGTCCGGCGCGGTGTTCTGGTGCTCGACGCCTTCGGGATGGGACTGTTCGCATCGACCGGTGCGACGATCGCGTTGGCTGCCGGCGGTAGCGCGTTGGCGGGAGCTCTCATCGGCACCACGACGGCGGTGGCAGGCGGCGTGATCCGAGACGTGCTGGTCAACGAAGTTCCCCTGCTGCTGCATCGGGACCTGTATGCCCTGCCGGCCATGCTCGGTGCGACGGCCGTCGTGTTGGCCGATGCCGCGACCCTGCCGGAGAACGTAGGTCTGGTCGCGGGAACCCTGCTCGCGACGGGGTTGCGCCTGCTCGCGCTGTGGCGAAAGTGGAACCTCCCGCTGGCGAAGCACCTACCGACGCTCTAG